A stretch of Exiguobacterium sp. BMC-KP DNA encodes these proteins:
- a CDS encoding ABC transporter substrate-binding protein, translating into MKTKVISFLALSTLLAGCGTPATTPQPKSVLGTSYQSIEKEAEKSTVRMYMWGGDDGINAYIDEYVAPRLKKEHNITLERVPIETADIIQKLRAEKQANKEKGVIDVVWINGDNFLNAKKDDLLYGEITKVLPNMKYVDAAAQSSDSGTKTEDLEAAWGKVQYTLHYDAADVKSPPTDLKALKSWVKENPGRFTYPEVTDFTGNAFVRHVMYGVESNETLKDPKADFKKTWAYLNEIKPYLWKQGKTYPKTLAQLDQLYAKGDVDFTMGFNERRAEQEVTSGTFPKQTRPIVLKDGSIASTHFLSVPFNAPNPKGALVTINTLLSPEAQLKKYDATYWGDGTSLDLSTLNTSEQKQFADVPAAPSTPKPSVFEGKVRTELDPSIFEMIRKEWPSRVAR; encoded by the coding sequence ATGAAAACAAAAGTAATCAGCTTTCTTGCCTTAAGTACGCTGCTCGCAGGGTGCGGCACGCCGGCTACGACACCGCAACCGAAAAGTGTCTTAGGAACGAGCTATCAATCAATTGAAAAAGAAGCAGAAAAATCGACGGTCCGGATGTATATGTGGGGCGGCGATGACGGAATCAACGCCTATATCGATGAGTACGTGGCACCTCGCCTTAAAAAGGAACACAATATTACACTAGAACGCGTACCAATCGAGACGGCGGATATCATCCAAAAATTACGTGCTGAGAAGCAGGCGAATAAAGAGAAAGGTGTCATCGATGTCGTTTGGATCAATGGCGATAACTTCCTGAATGCTAAAAAAGATGACTTACTGTATGGCGAAATCACAAAAGTCCTACCGAACATGAAGTATGTCGATGCTGCCGCGCAAAGTTCAGATAGTGGTACAAAAACAGAAGATCTCGAAGCGGCTTGGGGAAAAGTTCAATACACGTTGCATTATGACGCAGCCGACGTGAAGTCGCCACCGACCGACTTGAAAGCGTTGAAGTCTTGGGTCAAGGAAAATCCGGGACGCTTCACTTATCCGGAAGTGACGGACTTTACGGGCAATGCCTTCGTCCGCCACGTCATGTATGGGGTCGAATCGAATGAAACGTTAAAGGATCCAAAAGCAGACTTTAAGAAGACGTGGGCTTATTTGAACGAAATCAAACCGTATCTTTGGAAACAAGGAAAGACGTATCCGAAAACATTGGCACAACTCGATCAGCTGTATGCAAAAGGAGACGTCGACTTCACGATGGGCTTCAATGAACGACGGGCAGAACAAGAAGTAACATCCGGAACGTTTCCGAAACAAACGCGACCGATCGTTCTAAAAGATGGTTCGATCGCGTCGACGCATTTCCTGTCCGTACCGTTCAACGCGCCGAACCCGAAAGGTGCCCTCGTTACAATCAATACGTTGTTGTCACCAGAAGCGCAACTAAAAAAATATGATGCGACATACTGGGGAGACGGAACGAGTCTTGATTTATCGACACTGAATACATCAGAACAAAAGCAGTTCGCTGACGTACCGGCTGCACCGTCGACACCGAAGCCAAGTGTCTTTGAAGGAAAGGTCCGAACGGAACTTGATCCATCTATCTTCGAGATGATTCGTAAGGAATGGCCGTCTCGTGTGGCGCGGTAA
- a CDS encoding SDR family NAD(P)-dependent oxidoreductase has translation MQLINRTIVITGASSGLGEALARTLHKEGANLILVARREERLQTLASELQADYLVYDLEQAPEVLAQTLSDRYKQIDVLVNNAGFGEFSFLDDTSIETIESMHRINVLSPVRLTKACLPLLKEGGMIVNVASQAGKLPTPKSTIYCMTKAAMLQFSNALRLELRPKGIHVMTVNPGPIATEFFVRADISRKYEKNVASIVLSKEQLSQTVVRAMRHRKREVNAPWWMELSAKGYGVMPRLIEWLGKSGFDKK, from the coding sequence ATGCAACTTATCAATCGGACGATTGTCATCACAGGAGCTTCAAGTGGACTCGGGGAAGCGTTAGCCCGTACTTTACACAAGGAAGGGGCAAACTTGATCTTAGTCGCACGACGCGAGGAACGATTACAAACGCTCGCGTCTGAACTTCAAGCAGACTATCTTGTCTACGACTTAGAACAAGCACCGGAAGTACTTGCGCAAACATTGTCTGATCGCTACAAGCAAATTGATGTACTAGTTAACAATGCGGGGTTCGGGGAATTCAGTTTCCTAGACGATACCTCGATTGAGACGATCGAGTCGATGCACCGAATCAATGTCTTAAGTCCGGTCCGTTTGACGAAAGCCTGTCTGCCTTTACTGAAAGAGGGGGGTATGATCGTCAATGTCGCGAGTCAGGCGGGAAAGTTACCGACACCGAAGTCGACGATCTACTGCATGACGAAAGCGGCAATGTTGCAGTTTTCGAATGCACTACGTCTCGAGTTACGCCCCAAAGGCATCCACGTCATGACAGTCAATCCTGGACCGATTGCGACGGAATTCTTTGTTCGAGCCGATATCAGTCGGAAATACGAAAAAAACGTCGCATCAATTGTCTTATCAAAAGAACAACTATCACAGACCGTCGTTCGGGCGATGAGACACCGGAAACGAGAGGTCAATGCACCGTGGTGGATGGAGCTATCAGCAAAAGGGTACGGCGTCATGCCACGACTCATCGAGTGGTTAGGCAAATCGGGTTTCGATAAAAAGTGA
- a CDS encoding type 1 glutamine amidotransferase domain-containing protein, whose amino-acid sequence MARILIVSTSADDMNGHKTGLWFEEFAAPYNLFKDAGHEVTVTSIKGGDVPIDKASIVKEILPKFQDARRALHDTKALAEVDPSSFDAVYFPGGHGAVVDFPNNPQVAGAIEAVIKKDGIVASVCHGPAAFAHVMIDGKPFVSGRQINGFTDEEEKSTGLEDKVPFLLETTLRGEGATFLTSDAGKEFAVIDGNVVTGQNPASSEAVAKLVLAKLATQA is encoded by the coding sequence ATGGCACGTATTTTAATCGTATCAACTAGCGCAGACGACATGAATGGGCACAAAACAGGATTATGGTTCGAAGAGTTCGCAGCACCTTACAACCTGTTCAAGGATGCAGGGCATGAGGTGACGGTTACGTCGATCAAGGGTGGCGATGTTCCAATCGATAAAGCATCAATCGTCAAAGAAATCTTGCCAAAATTCCAAGATGCCCGTCGTGCATTGCATGACACGAAAGCACTCGCTGAAGTGGATCCATCATCATTTGACGCCGTCTACTTCCCAGGTGGTCACGGTGCGGTCGTCGACTTCCCGAACAACCCACAAGTGGCAGGCGCTATTGAAGCTGTCATTAAAAAAGACGGAATCGTCGCATCGGTCTGCCACGGTCCTGCAGCCTTCGCGCATGTCATGATTGATGGCAAACCATTCGTATCGGGTCGTCAAATTAACGGCTTTACGGACGAAGAGGAAAAATCAACGGGTCTTGAAGATAAAGTACCGTTCTTGCTCGAGACGACGCTTCGCGGCGAAGGCGCTACTTTCCTCACTTCAGATGCTGGTAAAGAATTTGCTGTCATTGATGGAAATGTCGTCACTGGACAAAACCCGGCTTCAAGTGAAGCGGTCGCGAAACTTGTCCTTGCGAAACTCGCTACACAAGCTTAA
- a CDS encoding CDP-alcohol phosphatidyltransferase family protein, whose amino-acid sequence MLDTRARKIVQPLFDQGATLFKKIGLSATQVTIISGIIGGSTGFFVYNDMMGTAIILLWISGMLDVIDGTMARKEKTTPIGTILDLVLDRIVELSVLIGIALRFPETQVVILLLVASFVIGMTMFLAIGAVSENYGYKSFQYQPGLVERTEGFLFLTAMILFPNAIIWIASVFLIAELYTVGERFHQASKVLR is encoded by the coding sequence ATGTTAGATACGCGTGCGCGTAAAATCGTTCAACCCCTATTCGACCAAGGGGCGACTTTATTTAAAAAAATTGGATTATCAGCAACACAGGTGACCATCATTTCCGGTATCATCGGTGGTTCGACGGGATTTTTCGTCTATAACGACATGATGGGAACAGCAATCATCTTGTTGTGGATTTCGGGGATGCTCGATGTCATTGACGGAACGATGGCGCGAAAAGAGAAGACGACTCCAATCGGCACAATCCTTGATCTGGTCCTCGATCGAATCGTAGAATTATCAGTTTTAATTGGTATAGCGCTTCGCTTTCCGGAAACGCAGGTCGTCATTCTTTTACTCGTTGCGTCATTCGTCATCGGAATGACAATGTTTCTTGCGATTGGAGCTGTCAGTGAAAACTACGGCTACAAGTCGTTTCAATATCAACCAGGACTCGTTGAACGGACAGAAGGATTCTTATTCCTGACAGCGATGATTTTATTCCCGAACGCCATCATCTGGATTGCAAGTGTTTTCTTGATCGCTGAACTCTATACGGTCGGAGAACGATTCCATCAAGCTTCGAAGGTGTTACGATGA
- a CDS encoding ABC transporter permease has translation MKKISVIVFVVLLFILPLIGLIPGEWSWNPRLEATLGTTVTMICVVVLLNHLFGYMAGKAIAFQTGKRVRVAEFLISLPLFVPILLLSFGLYLTWIRLGLADQFLGVLLVLLLPTLPYTVRLYTNGFQALGERMLEQMVLIEGNRFKRWFYLTGPMLRSTLQSVTLLVTVITISQYALVALIGGGIVRMIALEVFPAYSGNSQEAARLATLWLIGLPVFFYALQAVIFSSWIRIVRRRLNGSHDTTGQ, from the coding sequence ATGAAAAAAATCAGTGTGATCGTATTCGTTGTCCTTCTCTTCATCCTTCCTTTGATTGGATTGATTCCGGGAGAATGGAGCTGGAATCCGCGTCTTGAAGCAACGCTTGGCACGACCGTCACAATGATTTGTGTTGTCGTGTTGTTGAATCATCTATTCGGGTACATGGCAGGAAAAGCAATCGCCTTTCAAACGGGGAAACGTGTACGTGTAGCGGAGTTCTTGATTAGTTTACCGCTGTTCGTCCCTATCTTGTTGCTATCTTTTGGTCTTTATTTGACGTGGATTCGTCTTGGTCTAGCAGATCAGTTTTTGGGTGTCCTCCTCGTCTTGCTTCTGCCGACCTTACCGTATACGGTTCGCTTGTACACGAACGGATTTCAGGCGCTTGGAGAACGGATGCTCGAACAGATGGTCTTGATCGAGGGAAATCGTTTTAAACGTTGGTTTTATTTGACGGGACCGATGCTTCGATCGACACTACAATCGGTCACATTACTGGTCACGGTGATCACGATCAGTCAGTATGCGCTCGTTGCGTTAATCGGTGGCGGAATCGTCCGTATGATCGCACTGGAAGTGTTTCCGGCGTATTCCGGTAATTCTCAGGAGGCGGCTCGACTGGCAACACTTTGGTTAATCGGTTTGCCCGTTTTCTTTTATGCTCTACAAGCCGTTATTTTTTCTAGTTGGATACGAATCGTACGGAGGCGTTTAAATGGAAGTCACGATACAACAGGTCAATAA
- the fur gene encoding ferric iron uptake transcriptional regulator: MESRVERIKKQLSGKGYKLTPQREATVRVLLEHESDHLSAENVFLLVKEKNSDIGLATVYRTLELLTELEVVDKVNFGDGVSRFDLRQEGASHSHHHLVCIECGSVEEILDDMLEEVEKEIVSRFHFKIKDHRLTFHGVCRVCQERHAREALEQSQTQTV; this comes from the coding sequence ATGGAAAGTCGTGTAGAACGCATCAAAAAACAGCTAAGCGGTAAAGGATATAAGCTGACTCCCCAACGTGAAGCGACTGTGCGTGTCCTGCTCGAACATGAGTCGGATCACCTCAGTGCCGAAAATGTCTTTCTCCTTGTAAAAGAAAAGAACTCCGACATCGGACTTGCGACGGTTTACCGGACGCTCGAATTATTGACGGAGCTCGAAGTCGTCGACAAGGTCAACTTCGGAGATGGCGTATCCCGGTTTGATTTACGACAAGAAGGTGCGAGTCATTCGCATCACCATCTCGTCTGTATCGAATGCGGATCCGTCGAAGAGATTTTAGACGATATGCTTGAAGAAGTAGAGAAAGAAATCGTGTCCCGATTCCACTTTAAAATTAAGGATCATCGCTTGACATTCCATGGCGTCTGCCGTGTCTGCCAAGAGCGTCACGCTCGGGAAGCGTTGGAACAATCACAAACACAAACAGTCTGA
- the xerD gene encoding site-specific tyrosine recombinase XerD gives MREQLEAFINYLVIERQMSANTAAAYRNDLNQYLQTLETAEVSSFEQVHRHHIVDHIERLLEARKSRSTVRRATSSIRSFHQYLVEERLATHDPSRHLDLPKPEKKLPVVWSQTDVERLLDSVVGVDPLTRRDAAMLELLYGTGMRVSELLQLKLNDLQLELGYLSCLGKGNKSRIIPMSTTAIENVRVYLDLARNSIGGQQTDDVFLNSRGDRLSRQGFWKMIKRRAKEAGIEKDITPHVLRHSFATHLLENGADLRVVQEMLGHADLSTTQMYTHVNKARLHDVYKKHHPRA, from the coding sequence GTGCGTGAACAACTGGAAGCATTTATCAACTATTTAGTGATTGAACGGCAAATGTCCGCGAATACGGCAGCTGCGTATCGAAATGATTTAAATCAATACTTACAGACGCTTGAAACAGCGGAGGTTTCCTCGTTCGAACAGGTTCACCGACATCATATCGTCGACCATATTGAACGATTGCTTGAAGCACGAAAGTCACGATCGACGGTTCGTCGGGCGACAAGCTCAATTCGTTCGTTCCATCAATATTTGGTCGAAGAGAGACTTGCGACGCATGATCCGTCTCGTCATCTTGATTTACCGAAACCGGAGAAAAAATTGCCCGTCGTCTGGAGTCAAACGGACGTCGAACGCTTGCTTGATTCGGTCGTCGGTGTCGATCCGCTTACGCGACGAGATGCAGCAATGCTTGAGCTTCTTTATGGAACAGGGATGCGCGTCAGCGAACTCCTCCAATTGAAGTTAAACGATTTGCAACTCGAACTAGGGTACCTGTCATGTCTCGGGAAAGGGAACAAGTCCCGTATCATCCCGATGAGTACGACAGCGATTGAAAACGTACGGGTATATCTCGATCTCGCGCGCAACAGTATCGGTGGTCAACAGACGGACGACGTCTTCTTGAACAGTCGCGGCGATCGTTTGTCACGACAAGGTTTTTGGAAGATGATCAAGCGACGGGCAAAGGAAGCCGGTATCGAGAAAGACATCACGCCGCACGTCCTGCGTCATTCGTTCGCGACACATCTGCTTGAGAACGGTGCAGACTTACGTGTCGTGCAAGAGATGCTTGGGCACGCCGATTTGTCGACGACACAAATGTATACACACGTCAACAAGGCACGACTCCATGACGTGTATAAGAAGCATCATCCACGGGCATGA
- a CDS encoding NUDIX hydrolase yields MSEQEMIMTVDRTGNPLGARPRSEVHAQGLWHETFHCFVYDPTRDVVLLQQRSEQKKDFPGMLDITAAGHLLANESVEDGLRELEEEIGLTCTFDQLIPLGVQEEEFRDATLWDCERCHVFLVQSNQAIESYVLQKTEVKRLIAFSIEQFEKIADDSIERIQDTAGEWFDRRQFVPHLPSYWIHVRQGIERLREQRQQ; encoded by the coding sequence ATGAGCGAACAAGAAATGATCATGACGGTGGACCGAACCGGGAATCCACTTGGTGCGCGTCCACGGTCGGAAGTCCACGCACAAGGTTTGTGGCATGAAACATTTCATTGCTTCGTCTATGATCCTACGCGAGACGTCGTGTTACTTCAGCAGCGATCCGAGCAGAAAAAGGATTTTCCGGGAATGCTCGATATCACGGCAGCCGGTCATTTGCTTGCGAATGAGTCTGTCGAAGATGGTCTTCGGGAACTTGAGGAAGAAATTGGACTAACGTGTACATTTGATCAATTGATACCGCTTGGCGTCCAAGAAGAGGAGTTTCGAGATGCGACACTCTGGGACTGTGAACGATGCCACGTCTTTCTCGTACAGAGCAATCAAGCGATCGAGTCATACGTACTTCAGAAAACAGAAGTCAAACGATTGATTGCTTTTTCGATCGAGCAATTTGAGAAAATCGCTGACGATTCCATAGAGCGGATTCAAGATACGGCAGGAGAATGGTTCGATCGTCGACAATTCGTCCCGCATCTTCCTTCTTACTGGATACATGTACGACAAGGCATCGAACGATTACGTGAACAGAGACAACAGTGA
- a CDS encoding ABC transporter permease: protein MWRGNAYPAAILMAGMVLYGVWVSISMTSLADYHELLTDDVFLESLAVSSYVAIVSTVLALIIGVVLARLLSRTRLAALLAIPLFIPHLGAAYLAILYLSDVPVIGPHEGNYFSVILTYLYKEIPFVFFYLLPVVRRLDPRYQELGMMLGLSPVRRFWHARGVFLLVPILEAAFILLAFILFAYEIPALLGVTYPKLLGVYAFDLYTQGDLSEQPLAFAMSVVLTGGLFVLLLLMTGLTRPLAAKISRGRSE from the coding sequence GTGTGGCGCGGTAACGCGTATCCTGCTGCCATCTTGATGGCAGGAATGGTTTTATACGGGGTATGGGTAAGTATCTCAATGACGTCACTTGCCGATTACCACGAGCTACTGACGGATGACGTTTTTTTAGAAAGTCTAGCTGTTAGTAGTTACGTGGCGATTGTCAGTACGGTGCTCGCGCTGATCATTGGAGTAGTGCTCGCACGACTCTTGAGTAGAACACGATTAGCAGCGTTACTTGCGATTCCTTTATTCATTCCTCATTTAGGAGCGGCGTATCTCGCGATCCTCTATTTGAGCGATGTGCCTGTCATTGGACCGCATGAAGGAAATTATTTTAGTGTCATCCTGACCTATCTATATAAAGAGATTCCGTTCGTCTTTTTTTATCTCTTACCGGTGGTCCGGCGTCTTGATCCACGTTACCAAGAGCTCGGTATGATGCTCGGTTTGTCGCCTGTGCGCCGCTTTTGGCATGCGCGAGGTGTATTTCTACTTGTACCGATACTTGAAGCAGCCTTTATCTTACTTGCCTTCATCTTGTTCGCGTATGAAATACCGGCGTTGCTTGGTGTGACCTATCCGAAGTTACTTGGAGTCTATGCGTTTGATTTGTATACACAAGGCGATTTATCAGAGCAACCACTCGCTTTTGCAATGAGTGTCGTCTTGACGGGAGGACTTTTTGTCCTGTTGTTGCTCATGACTGGTTTGACGCGCCCGCTTGCAGCGAAGATTAGTAGGGGGCGAAGTGAATGA
- a CDS encoding ABC transporter ATP-binding protein encodes MEVTIQQVNKRFGTKHVLSDIDLKIASGQCVALVGPSGSGKTTLLRLIAGLERVTSGTIQFGDRDVTALSPNQRGVTMMFQRSLLFPHLNVEQNIRLGAKQLTPIELESWLYRVGLEGRGKSAIDELSGGEQQRASLARALASQPDFLLLDEPFSSLDVPRRRELRTLIRKLTEEQDVTTLLVTHDREEAMAMADIVYVLEQGQIVDHGPPITLSQTSPFFGEGIQIDVTWYPLTAVNLVSRPTKETDERVTITKELIQYGVRFYEVERASGERIVLSSDETIHEKEGYIVRKEG; translated from the coding sequence ATGGAAGTCACGATACAACAGGTCAATAAACGATTTGGAACGAAGCATGTATTATCTGATATCGATTTAAAGATCGCGTCTGGACAATGTGTAGCTTTAGTCGGACCGAGCGGTAGTGGGAAAACGACACTACTTCGCCTGATTGCGGGCCTTGAACGTGTAACGAGTGGAACGATTCAGTTCGGTGACCGAGACGTCACCGCCCTTTCACCGAATCAGCGAGGGGTGACGATGATGTTTCAGCGTTCATTATTATTTCCGCATTTGAACGTCGAACAAAACATCCGTCTCGGTGCGAAACAATTAACACCGATCGAGCTTGAGTCTTGGTTATATCGCGTTGGACTTGAGGGGAGAGGGAAAAGTGCGATCGACGAACTCTCAGGTGGTGAACAACAGCGGGCAAGCCTAGCTCGTGCGTTGGCAAGTCAACCGGACTTCTTGTTGCTCGATGAACCGTTCTCGAGTCTAGATGTACCGAGACGACGGGAACTTCGGACACTAATCCGAAAGTTGACCGAGGAACAAGATGTCACGACACTCCTTGTCACGCATGACCGGGAAGAGGCAATGGCGATGGCAGATATCGTGTATGTCTTAGAACAGGGGCAAATCGTCGATCATGGTCCACCGATCACGCTTAGTCAGACTAGCCCCTTTTTTGGTGAAGGCATTCAAATAGACGTCACATGGTATCCGTTGACGGCAGTCAACTTGGTCTCAAGACCGACGAAGGAAACAGATGAACGTGTTACGATTACGAAAGAACTCATTCAATACGGCGTTCGTTTCTACGAAGTAGAACGAGCGTCCGGAGAACGAATCGTGCTCTCTTCAGATGAGACGATTCATGAGAAAGAAGGCTATATCGTTAGAAAGGAGGGGTGA
- a CDS encoding PadR family transcriptional regulator, with translation MALRFALLGLLTQGEATGYDLSATFKKQMIHFWTAHHTQIYRELLKMEEAELVTSVHIVQEDLPDKKVYSITDKGRTELVEWLRTPNEFKPKMKDENLMRVSLLHLLPLEEAVAYLEESKRHHQFAVEMMQSWRHDHLENGATLGETLTSEYGLRMMLNYLDWCDWAIAEIKKNEANV, from the coding sequence GTGGCATTACGATTTGCACTACTCGGGCTGCTGACCCAAGGGGAAGCGACCGGTTATGATTTAAGCGCGACTTTTAAAAAACAGATGATCCACTTCTGGACCGCACATCATACACAAATATACCGAGAGTTGTTAAAAATGGAAGAGGCAGAGCTCGTGACGAGCGTTCATATCGTCCAAGAAGATTTGCCGGATAAAAAAGTCTATTCGATTACGGATAAAGGACGGACAGAGCTCGTTGAGTGGTTACGGACACCAAATGAGTTCAAACCGAAGATGAAGGATGAGAACTTGATGCGAGTTTCGCTCTTGCATCTACTACCTCTAGAGGAAGCCGTTGCTTATTTGGAAGAATCAAAACGGCACCATCAATTCGCTGTTGAGATGATGCAAAGCTGGCGTCACGATCATCTCGAAAATGGTGCGACACTTGGTGAAACATTGACGAGTGAGTACGGATTGCGTATGATGTTGAATTACTTGGATTGGTGCGACTGGGCAATCGCAGAAATCAAAAAGAACGAAGCAAACGTCTAA
- a CDS encoding NUDIX domain-containing protein: MEEKTIEREVIYEGKVFDVEKHVVTLPNGNTSVRELVYHNGAVAIIAFDEQGDLIVVEQYRKAFESLSIEIPAGKLEKGEDPLDCAGRELKEETGYVAKELRHVFDFYGAPGFCSERVHIYEAIDLTAGDRQLDEDEFLENKTLKLEEALELVADGTIVDAKTIMAIQHWQIRTLK, encoded by the coding sequence ATGGAAGAAAAAACGATTGAACGTGAAGTGATCTATGAAGGGAAAGTCTTTGATGTCGAGAAACATGTCGTCACGTTACCAAACGGCAATACGTCCGTCCGTGAACTGGTCTATCATAATGGGGCCGTCGCGATCATCGCTTTTGATGAACAAGGCGATCTGATCGTCGTTGAACAGTACCGAAAAGCATTCGAAAGTCTATCGATTGAGATACCAGCAGGCAAACTTGAGAAAGGTGAAGATCCACTCGATTGTGCCGGACGGGAATTAAAGGAAGAAACAGGATACGTAGCGAAAGAGTTACGACATGTCTTTGATTTTTACGGAGCGCCCGGTTTTTGTAGTGAACGCGTACATATTTATGAAGCGATTGATCTCACTGCCGGCGATCGTCAACTCGATGAAGATGAGTTTCTTGAGAATAAGACATTAAAGCTTGAAGAGGCGCTCGAACTTGTTGCAGATGGGACGATTGTTGACGCGAAGACGATCATGGCGATTCAGCATTGGCAAATCCGTACTTTAAAATAA
- a CDS encoding aldo/keto reductase has translation MSLGLGTMTILKRGQEEATAILRTALDAGITHFDTADVYANGAVESIIGQTFAQEDRSRLFLASKGGNRMNATGTGWTWDPSYDYLKQACLESLNRLETPYLDLYYVHGGTIDDDIDASIRAMEDLKAEGKIKEYGLSSLRPNVIEYWLEHSNFSYLMTPYSLLDRRIEELLPRLKEKNVQVVARGPLAKGLLTHESASRLQSVDRFEQFDKETLEASLQQLQDFPLPALALQAVDQQVAIVLPGASSVSQLQANVQAMKEPISQAQIDQALASLPVHHYTEHR, from the coding sequence ATGTCATTAGGATTAGGTACGATGACGATCTTAAAACGCGGACAAGAAGAAGCAACAGCGATCCTGCGAACGGCACTTGATGCTGGGATCACACACTTCGATACAGCGGACGTCTACGCAAATGGAGCAGTCGAATCGATCATCGGTCAAACTTTTGCACAAGAGGATCGCAGTCGGTTGTTTCTTGCCTCAAAAGGTGGTAATCGGATGAACGCGACGGGAACCGGTTGGACATGGGACCCAAGTTATGACTATCTGAAACAAGCTTGCCTTGAAAGTTTGAATCGTCTTGAAACTCCTTACCTCGATCTGTATTACGTTCACGGTGGTACGATCGATGATGATATCGACGCATCGATTCGTGCGATGGAAGACTTAAAAGCAGAAGGTAAGATTAAAGAATATGGTCTCTCTTCACTTCGACCGAACGTCATCGAATACTGGCTCGAACATAGTAATTTCTCTTACTTGATGACACCTTATTCATTACTCGATCGGCGGATTGAAGAATTATTACCGCGATTAAAGGAAAAAAACGTTCAAGTCGTCGCCCGTGGTCCGCTTGCGAAAGGACTTTTGACACACGAGAGTGCTTCTCGTCTGCAGTCGGTTGACCGGTTCGAACAATTCGATAAGGAGACGCTCGAAGCTAGTCTGCAGCAGTTACAAGACTTCCCGCTTCCGGCGCTTGCCCTACAAGCGGTTGATCAACAGGTAGCTATCGTTCTTCCTGGTGCGTCAAGCGTGTCACAACTTCAAGCAAACGTCCAGGCGATGAAGGAGCCAATCTCGCAAGCACAAATCGATCAAGCGCTTGCTTCATTGCCCGTTCATCACTATACCGAACACCGGTGA